CGttttagcccaaattaattttaatctctttattgacatcaattctagaactctcaatttttatttcgtaaaaaacgacATCCTATAGCCTTCCAAATCGCCCCTAAAGTAccctccacgaaacagaatcaagcttttggttttttcaaccatcaaacaattattctgtcgcccaattttcaataatttattccgactcatttactcgatctttttctgaaattccagctCTAAACCCTTCCTTCGCACACTAACTTTAAATACTAGCCTTCGTTTCGCTATAATCCGACCTCTACAGCTCCCGAAATTGAGCCCAAAAGTCCCacaaaagcatcaatttagTCTCATTTTGCTGTTGActtggtggtaaatttctgATCAAGTCCCTGAACTCTCCGAATTACTTCAAATTCGCCCAGCACTACCCGGACAACACAACAGCCCCCGAGTCGATTTTCTGGAGGTCCAATCCTCAATTTCACGCATCCCAACAACATCAAAGTgatcggttaattttatttcatcccgtacatatttgtttttgtgacttatttacatttctttctttaaagttattatttctttttaagttgtaattttcatgctttattattattatttgtaatacaaaaaatattgaaaaatatttacaaaatcaataaaaatataaaagaaaattaaaaaatttatatctttgtgttgttttattgcttttatCTTTAGTACTTAtcttaaaaattgtttttccgaccgacctgtcaagtaacgtcggggcccaagaccgttgtttttattgTCAGTCgtaacggtcgtcaatcgcttttcgtttagaattcaagtaatttaggcgcattttatttattaacttcATTTAATTACCTTTTACCCTTTGAGAActagcttctctggcacgcccgcattatctttacatttttaatccccgcaaacgcgtatcaaggttgaaaattgggatatttcgaaaatatcgtcaacaacatttttatcttacaaaaattatttttacacaTCGACTAAACACAACCCCCAAAGAACAACTTcataaatcgaaacaataaatctTTTAAAGTCTTTTAGGCCTAATGCTCCCACATCCCTCTtaatttgtccaaattggtcattttacctctccaactcatcgaatgttctatttacccctttaactccataaaagtggtatttctcacctccTTAATTTATCTATTTACCACCCCCCCCctcccaactcatagaatgtcttGTTTACTCCCTTAACTCCgcaaaagtggtatttctcaccccttgcAATCCGTtattgaggcctaaattgatacgtTTTTTAAACGTTACACCTATAtcggtgctattttatacgtggaacctaaattaattgataattttccaaaaaccatacgcctattttggtatcttatccttacatataatgtcttttaacttgtttatattaatgttcttgttatttgtatcttttattcatttattctcttttcaaattttttactagttaaattttgatctaattattgtaatacaatattattgtaataaacaaatgaaggatcaatataattatcaaattaaaacaaaataaaaaattgatattaaaaaaaatatatattttcaaactcatttgaataataaagaggtaagaaatactacttttatggagttaaggagtaaataggatcataagaggtgagaaataccacttttatgaagttaaaggggtaaataggacattcgatgaatTGAGAagggataaaatgaccaatttggacaagttaagaggggtgaaaatatcatttttatggagttaataaggtaaatagaacattcaatgggtaaaatgactaatttggatAAGTTAAAAGGGTTGAGGAGCATTAGGCCaatcttttataaaaaaaaaagaggagaaTAAGAGGGGAACAAAATACCCCTTGTCACATCACCCACTTAACATATTCCATTCATTTGCTTTGACTTTGACAACGGTATCAACCATAGAGTtgcgtttgtaaaaaaaaaaacaaaaccacaaGTGCTCATATGTAAATTGACGAAACCACAtaacatctatatataattaacctaaaaatttaaaactaaCTAATATGCAACTAATACGTAGCAAGAAAATGTGTTTTTAATGATGTCTAAATGACCAAACTTTCCAACATTAGGGTAAATTTacacaattttagacattagaacTAAAATTGCTTTTAACAGTTAAGGTTAATTTTACACCTTATTCCAAACTTTCCCAAAATGCATAATTGGGAAGCTGTAATAattcagaaacaaagaacatGCATAATTGGGAAGCTGTAATAATTCAAAAACAAAGAACATGCATGGCACAGACTTCATTCGTCAAATATAgtaggcaaaaagcatatttaagcccctgaactttatctgttttaaggattaagcccctaatcaattatttttccacattgaacccctgatcattgattttgttatggatttgacccttatttaacttttctatcGAGTTTAGACTGCATACATCGTTAGAACGATTcggcttgttgacatggacaaataaaaaaaagatttctttgactaggagagataaaaaatcaaaaattaaaacgaaattataaaaattaatttttagtatattcttccaaactcgattttcttctctctcattttgtgattttcaacattagaattgccaaatcgatcttcttatctcctaaactcgacaaaaaaattaaataagggtcaaatccataacaaaatcaatgatcaggggttcaatgtggaaaaataattgatcaggggcttgatccttaaaacaggtaaagttcaggggcttaaatatgctttttgccaatATAGTAGGAAAAACTGTTAAAAAGAAAGCATATGTAGAAACTAAATGAACCTTGTTGCAATAAATATAATGAAAATCCATTTACAAGCTTTATACGAGAGAAAAGAGAATATACacatgattaaaaaaataatcaatttgGATGCCTCTTTGCTAATGTCTTTTTCAGTCCCTTTACAATCTTCCAAAACCACATCAAGTTCATCACATACAGCACTGCCGGCACTATTAGCACCAAAACTCTCCCAAAGGTGTGGAGCTGCTTCACCtgttatttatataataataaaaatagcaTCAAATTAAATACTTTCTCCACATCAATCTCATATTTGTTTGCTAATCTCACAAAAACTCGAGATATTCCTTTTGTACAAACACGAAATTGGATGCTAATTAGTAATTACTTGATCATAATCAAATCGCACTTTTATATACTGATCTTTTCTTCAACTGAATTTGCATCAATCTAAATCatataatatatgctcaaattTACTGGTGCTGTTACCTGATCGTAGTGTAAATAGATATGAACAAAAAGGTATACGAACAGAAGTATCCTGGCAACCTGCAAACGATCCTAAGTTAGAAATTTGATCAAACTTTATATAGATGTGCAAATGCAACCATTAGAAATTTGTCACTTTCATGTACTCCAAAACAAGAGGTAGTTTGGTAAACATGCTATTTATCTGTATGGACATGCAGGAGTACAAATAAGTTTGACTATGAATAAGTTGGAcgctctttttttttctttttatgattGTTGTGCGCACCTTTTGGAGAAAAGATTGTAAAATTTGTAGTGAAGTCTTAGATATATGTGGAATTGAAACAACAAATAATTTAAAGAGGAATGCATATAACCAAGATCTAGTTTAAATTGAGTATCCTTCACTTACCAGCCAAGTTAAGAATATTAGTACCCCATTTATGAGATATAATTTAGACTTCTTCATTCCAGCTGTGTCAAGATACCTTCACAAAATCGCATTGAATATCAGGAATGGGGAAAAcaactgttgtaagaaataaatTCTTTAATAGACTTTCTGATTACCATCTCAAATTTATCCCAGGGGTTGTTGTCTCAGAGATCAGCACCAtgtagatataaatctgtcCCTCACCAGTCAACATAGCATATGCCACAGAGATGGTtgaaagaagatgatgaagtaCCTGACACAATGATGGAAGATCATGCACAAGACCAGGCTCTGCAAAGATGAACTTTCACTCTCCCATACATATAAAGCTTTTCTGTCATTTTCTTTAAAAATCTAAGggattaaattttgaatttctaAACCGTGGAAAACCAAGAGGTACTTGCGGACTACCACTGGTGGAAGAATGGAAAGACTAAAGGGCAAGTATAATCTTTAAAAGTCAAAATGGAAACTTTAATAGATCACATATGTCACTGGTAACAAATAGCAAGTGTTTTCCCATGAATCTTGAGGAAAGGTTGGCACATAAAGTTACTAGCATAAAATATCTAATGGAAAAAGAAACAATGATTATAATAAAACAATATTACAAGTGATACAGAGAAAACTTACATATTCCATTCCACCAAGAGAAGGATAAAACCAGATAATCATCCAAAGATCGGCAATAAAGTATCCAACAGAAACCTATCAAACAAACAACATGACATAAACATAAGTGTAAAATATGAATTAGAAAACTACAACTTCAACtataaaaagggcggcccggtcgcattacgcgtccccgctgagcgagggtccggggaggggtcccaccacaagggtgtattgggggcaagccttcccttgccaatgccgctcctaagactcgaacccgtgacctctggtcacacggcaacaacgttttaccgttgcgccaaggctcgccctcttacAACTTCAACTATAAGGGAAAAAAATGCACATAGAGGTTACATTGCATGTTTCAGCATATTTTTTCCATCTCATTTCCAGCATGCCCaccattaataaaaataaaagttgatGTTGAAGtaaatattgaaaaaaaaaatcagaagacAATTATCACACATAAAAACTCAAGCTCTCAAAATACGGAATCAATGGGAGGGTAAGAAAACGTTTTAAATTCTTGCAAATATTCAACCTCCATTACTTTCTTCCAAGAAAATCATATTCTCTGTAATTGCAAGTGAAAGGGGTGACATCAGTAGCATCAAACAATCAAATTATAGAATCTTTACACAAAGCCATATTTAAAGACTCGtgattcaaaaataaataaataaaagaaacaatAGCTGCGATTGATTACATAAAACAAATAATAGCTCTGGTTTATTACCTAGGACTTTGTTAGAAGAGTAGCACGCAACTAAACCTAGGCTCAGATTAATTGCTATAACACAACCTTAATGAAGCTTCTTCAACAGTTCACGACCATCCTATGAAGCTAGAAAAGAGAGATCCAATTCAGACACTTGGGCTCAAAACTGCCAATCCTAAAATTTAGGGGCGTTGAAGTGATGATTCTCTAAAAAATATTTCTTATTCGTGATTTTGTCAATTTTAACAAAACAATAACTTTGTcccatccaaaaaaaaaaaaaacaacaacaatttTGATAACACTTACTTTCTATATTTATTCATTTCCATTTCAGCACAAACAAATTAAGTTTCCACAAACATATTGCTTATAGTTGTcttaacaaaattaattaaCTCTAATTGTAAGTTGTAActttcaaaaaattaaaaatatctaGTGAATTAGCAAAACACGCAGTGATGCTGTTGAATTGAAGAAAGTTTGAAATAAACTGACAGTAGAACTTTCGtaatttgatatttttgaacaaaaatgaatttaaattgaattgattttaGTATTTCAAAACTGATCTGAATCTAAAAGTTATAATGCTGTTTCTGATagaatttgttttttctttgtttttgctaaattttcttaaaaatgaagttaggaattgtttgggaattGAAAGCCTTTCTACATGGCTCAAGTATGGaaacatataaataaattattacttgttcaaattatttacaacttcaATTTCATGtccaaaatttataaataaaagaattatcatAATGTATCTGCTCAATAATAAATACCATAATATTTCATCTCAATAATTACAAAAACTTCAAGTATCAATCACAtttataaaaatttacaaataaaattaaaaaaaatgaaaaaatcaaCCTGAATGTGTTTCTCAACATAAAAGTTTAAATTACTTTTATCAATTGGGTTCATAAGAACACTACTCTTGCAAATAAGTAATTTGAATAGATAAAAAAGTTAAGATTATTTGAATTTTGAGTTCCACGCATGTTTAAGAGTTTACATGCTCTCTTACCCTATTACTACTGCTACAGCATAAGGCATACGTTCATATTACGTCTCTGCTACTGACCCTAAACTCATCCTTTCATCAAACAGGCTTGAAGAGTAAATATTGCTTATTTTAGCCTCTTAAAACACCAATGAAACATCAATAAAATCCTAAATCTcatttttaaaattactgagCAAAAACTCACTGGAACCTGGCCCTGTGATTCTAGACCACACAACAGTCGAATGTTTCTTGAAAACCATTTTCAATCCAACCCCAACTCGCAATAAATGGCAATCTCTGTTCTCTAATTTCTAGCCACCCAAAGGTACACATATGCAGATACCAAGCTATTCTATATGGAAGtactgaaaaaaataaaacattgacAGAATCAAAATGGTTTTAACTTCAAGACCAAAGACAGCAGCACTCCACTTATTCACACCCACCTCCACCCgccagaaaaataaaaaataaaacacttAAAGCAATATCTTTCTTGGTCTTTTGCTCACTTTTGTAATCTTAATCCATATCACTTCTCATCAATGCAAACAGTTACGCATTATAGTGCATGGAAAAAGACACATTATGATACATAAGATGCTCAAAAAAGGTTTCCATCTTTTCAATTCTCTATTCAATCTACAATCATctaaaaaagcaaaataaagaaaagggaTACAACAATCAAGATTTGTAGGTAACCAATCAAATTGCACATCTGACATTGGCAACATTAAGCCTCTATAACAGAAGGTTtgtctaatagaaaatttgCTGGGATCAGCAATATGGATCTATTTTCTTAATTGCAATCAACCTCAGGTTACATAAAGATTCATGACCTCAAATCAACTCAATTAAGCATGTATGTAGCTAAAGCAAATATGAATTAAAACTGTAGATTGACTTTCACCACTATACCCGACATCCGAATAGATCTCAAGACAGATCTGGGACAATCAAATAACCAACCTCTGACTAGAATAATTCCCAAAAAGTTTGCTTACTTATCTATCACTTGCATTGTGGTAAAAAAGATACAGTCCGGATAGCAATATATATACACTAAACCCTAAGATCAAGATCCATTAGTCATCATGCCAAATAACATAGAGATTCAACCTCTAAATCAGACCTTATCTcacacaaataaataaaaagaaccaaaggaaaaaaaaaaagagaaagacatGAATAATTATGTTGAGGAAAACAAAGCGAACTGGAGCAGCTTACTCCTAATGTAAATGTAGAGAGTGAGGAACTTTGATATGTAACAAGACCAGGAAgatggtcagcatacagatcGGAGCAGAACACAAAGTACAATGACATCACAGTGATGAGAATGGCATGACAAGTGGATATGGCCCTGCATTGATAGTTCAAACAACAATAGTATCCGAAGGGAAATGAAAGATTATGAAAGAGAAAATATTTTCAATTAGTTTAATATATTACCGATTATTCCACTCAACTCGTTGAGTTTTTGAAAGGTTGGAATAGCTCTTGAAGTAAACAGAACTGAACAACTGAGAAATATCATAAacctaaaagaaaaaaaataataatattaagggAAAGCAAATTGGATTGAAGTTAGAGACTAAAGCAAAGTCATATTATATATAggtgaaaaaaaattgataaatacCATTTTGCAAGCAAAAATGCCACCAGTGATAGAAGTGTATGGGATAAAAGAATCAGCTAGTACGTATTCCTTCAGCAACAGCTCTGCCTGATCTTGGTAAGAAGTGATTTCCATGGCAGTTTATTAAGCAACAAGATCTACAGCACAATGCTCAGCCAACAACTCTAACAAGAGGTTCTCTTGACAACCAGATTTtcagtaattttaattttgcacGTTCTTTGCTTTCTATTTCTTCTGAAATCAGGAAAAACCACAAACATTAAACATgagctaaaatattatcaaaGCATTACACGTGCAAAATTAGTCTATGCTGAAATCTTACAACGGCAAAggataaagaacaaaataaaaattctatAAGCATGATACTTATTTTGATACACCCTTTATCCAAATTGAGGAATAATTAAATCTACCGTGCAACACCATCCAGTTATTTAGATGAAACTCATAACAGGAAATAAGActgaaaatttaaaatgaaaGAAGCAATTGTGAAATAGCTTAATCAATTAACTGTGAGTCTGTTACAAATAGAATGCATAAAACATTCTTGAATCCACTTCAATTAGTCAGATGAGATGCAGTCTAAGTTGAATTACCATGAGATAAACAATAACAGATGAACTTCAATATCTAACAGGCATTGAtggtagaaaagaaaaaagttaaaaaggaaaaacagCAATATAATTCCTGTGTCATTTTAGTTGATATGATATGCAAAATTAAGCAGCATAAGCAAGAGGTAAGAATATGAAGAAAATGATGGCCTATTTGAAAATGTAGATAATTTTGAGCTCTAAATTTGTTAGTACACATCAAACTCAATCCTAATAGGATAAGGAGTTCTTAAAATTATGTCCCTTCAATAAACTTAGGGTCCACAAGCTCACAGGCATCATTTCAAATATAAAATGCTAATGACATTACCATGCTAAACATCAGATGCAGCAGTTACTCACAGAAGACTCCCCAATTCAAGTCCTTCAAGATTGCCAATCCTGAAAAGCACCAATCATATTGCATTAAAACTCAAACTACAATTGAGCAATACTCCCCATCAAAACAGAGAGGCCACTCCAACACATTTGCAGTTTTGTACCCTGGCCACTAACTCATACAACAAGTTATATCATTAAAAATACATCATTCAATATAGGTTGAAAATATTCCAAAAGCAAGGCTCGCAGAAAAAAAGCTTTGGAAGTGTATCATTAATTGCTGCAACAAATTTATTTGGGATGTCTAGGATCAATATAACTATAGTACAaactattatttaaaaaatttgaacTAAGTAAACCCAGAATCTTACTGCTATGATGGTAAATCTTACTTTTCCATAATGACATAAAGATGAGACTGCTACAGCCTACAGGTAATTATGCTCTTCATGAAAATATAAGCCTATATatacagagagagagagagagagagagagagagagagaataaaGCTAGAAAGTTCCGGAAAGCCAGAAAGAAGTGAAAAGATGAAAATTATTACATTAGCCAGGGCCCAAGGGGAAACCTCAGCCCAGATTTCTGTTTTTCGTTcccgtttttttttcttttcccctTATTCCAATATCATCAGATAAGGACAACAACAAAAAGCCAGCCAGAGGCATTACCCCAAACAATTGTTAAACATTCCACTATAACAAAGGACAGGAGCATGAATATCAGCTGCAATTAAACAAGGTTCAGAATCTGGGCTGCCAAAcagacaaaaacaaaaacattcaAAAGCTTCCAATTCACAAAATTTTCCTTTATTGAACTCTTATGCAGTTTTCAAGGGAATAAAAAAACAGATGCATGTCCATACCAGTGAAAGGATCAGATTAAAAAACTATCCATCATCTTGCTCCGCGTTTTATGACATTAGCTATTACAATCTCCGAGCTGTAATCGTATATCCAGTGatcaataaaaggaaaaaagaaagaattgtTTTGTCAGGTTGACAGAAAATTTGAGGATTTGAAATGCAAATATACAAGAAACATATTGATTAACAGATGAAAGCTGAAAGGAAATAATAAGATTGTATAAATCAAATAATCAAATAACAAAACGAAAACAGAGACAAGGAATCATGATACCGAAGGCAAAAGAAATACCTGGAGAGGAGGAATAATTGGGGATTGCGGGAGGGGAAGGAAGAAAATTGCGTGGGAAGATGAATAGGAATATGAAATTACGAATGAGGAAAGCGTGATGGACGTAGTTTCGCGAAGCTACAAATATAAAATACAAATGCGTCGTGTGAAGTTGGGTCTCTCTTCTCTACTGTGTCTGTAATTCTATGATTGACGTCAATTATGAAACAAACGTTTCCAGTTTCCAGTTTCCCTTTTATATgctaaattacaaatttaaccttaTAGTACTTGGGGTtacaaattttgtaattttaagtCAAATGTTTACTTTATGACGTAATATCAAGCCTCATCAAcataaaatgagttttttcgtTAAGCCGAAGTTATATAATTTTCAATTCTGATTTGGAGGCCAAAACGACAACGGAGGttaaaaaactcatttttttattaataaatttaaaattacaataatagataaatattaaatttaaaattacattatttttatattaggaTAAGTCCGTTCTCCTCAATGACCATAAATTTATATTTGTAAgatgatatttttatttattgatttaaggTTAGGAGCAaatgtttattttctttattgttTGTTCTTTTATAAGCAAAAACAATACCACACTCCACAAACATACAACCAAATCTAGAACCTGTCTACTCTTTATCTTATCCTTGCTTTggcgttgttattattattatttcttttttggGTGGATTTCTGCGTAAATTAAAACACTTcctaatgaaataataataataataataataataataataataataataatatatctaCTAAAGTGGCATATACGGTAACTATTTACCAAAATTAGCAAGCCTTTCTTATAGAATTGATCTAGTACCAAACATATATGATCATCTAGTACTTTTTCTATCAGTTTCAATTGGCATAAAACTCATTTGGCCCTCAATCATACAACTAAAATCAATTAGAACATTTATTCTCTTCAAATCAACAAATGAGTCCCTATACTATTTTTATAGGTGGTT
The DNA window shown above is from Euphorbia lathyris chromosome 1, ddEupLath1.1, whole genome shotgun sequence and carries:
- the LOC136205399 gene encoding uncharacterized protein, whose translation is MEITSYQDQAELLLKEYVLADSFIPYTSITGGIFACKMVYDISQLFSSVYFKSYSNLSKTQRVEWNNRAISTCHAILITVMSLYFVFCSDLYADHLPGLVTYQSSSLSTFTLGVSVGYFIADLWMIIWFYPSLGGMEYVLHHLLSTISVAYAMLTGEGQIYIYMVLISETTTPGINLRWYLDTAGMKKSKLYLINGVLIFLTWLVARILLFVYLFVHIYLHYDQVKQLHTFGRVLVLIVPAVLYVMNLMWFWKIVKGLKKTLAKRHPN